The proteins below come from a single Hemibagrus wyckioides isolate EC202008001 linkage group LG22, SWU_Hwy_1.0, whole genome shotgun sequence genomic window:
- the lztr1 gene encoding leucine-zipper-like transcriptional regulator 1: MSWFIPGTMSCKSKVAPSVDFDHSCSDSVEYLTLNFGPFETVHRWRRLPPCDEFVGARRSKHTVVAYRDAIYVFGGDNGKNMLNDLLRFDVKDCSWCRAFTTGTPPAPRYHHSAVVYGSSMFVFGGYTGDIYSNSNLKNKNDLFEYKFATGQWTEWKVEGRLVARSAHGATVYNDKLWIFAGYDGNARLNDMWTIGLQDREQACWEEIEQSGEIPPSCCNFPVAVCRDKMFVFSGQSGAKITNNLFQFEFEGHIWTRIPTEHLLRGSPPPPQRRYGHTMVAFDRHLYVFGGAADNTLPNELHCYDVDSQTWEVIQPSADSEMPSGRLFHAAAVIHDAMYIFGGTVDNNVRSGEMYRFQFSCYPKCTLHEDYGKLWENRQFCDVEFILGEREERVLGHIAIVTARCQWLRKKILQTRDRQKQRSKQEASEESEESGAVRQKDSSTTAKPSGGPPLLEVFIREAEAQPFEVLMQFLYTDKIQYPRRGHVQDVLLIMDVYKLALSFKLSRLEQLCVQYIEASVDLQNVLSVCENANKLQLDQLKEHCLNFVVKETHFNQVIMTKEFEHLSTPLIVEIVRRKQQPPPRVYSDQPVDIGTSLVQDMKAYLEGAGLEFCDIILLLDGHPRPAHKAILAARSSYFEAMFRSFMPEDGQVNISIGEMVPSKQAFESMLRYIYYGDVNMPPEDSLYLFAAPYYYGFSNNRLQAYCKQNLEMNVTVENVLQILEAADKTQALDMKKHCLHIIVHQFIKVSKLPNLRSLSQPLLLDIIESLASHISDKQCAEMSSDI; the protein is encoded by the exons ATGTCATGGTTTATtcctggaaccatgtcctgtaaATCTAAAGTAGCCCCCAGTGTGGATTTTGACCACAGCTGCTCGGATAGTGTGGAATATCTGACTCTTAACTTCGGGCCTTTTGAGACAGTCCATCGCTGGAGGAGACTTCCGCCCTGTGATGAGTTTGTAGGTGCAAG GCGCAGCAAGCACACAGTTGTGGCCTACAGGGACGCCATCTACGTGTTTGGAGGAGATAATGG gAAGAACATGCTTAATGACCTGCTACGCTTCGACGTGAAGGACTGCTCGTGGTGTCG GGCGTTTACCACCGGGACTCCACCTGCCCCCAGATATCACCACTCCGCTGTGGTGTACGGAAGCagcatgtttgtgtttg GTGGTTATACAGGTGATATCTATTCAAACTCcaacctgaaaaacaaaaacgatCTGTTCGAGTATAAGTTTGCCACGGGTCAGTGGACGGAGTGGAAGGTGGAAGGAAG GTTAGTGGCACGCTCCGCCCACGGGGCCACGGTGTATAACGACAAGCTGTGGATCTTTGCTGGCTATGACGGAAATGCAAG GCTGAATGACATGTGGACTATCGGCCTTCAGGATCGAGAGCAGGCCTGCTGGGAGGAG ATCGAGCAGAGCGGAGAGATTCCCCCGTCCTGCTGTAACTTCCCTGTAGCTGTGTGCCGGGACAAGATGTTCGTCTTCTCTGGACAGAGTGGAGCCAAAATCACCAACAACCTTTTTCAGTTTGAGTTTGAAGGTCACAT ATGGACCCGCATCCCTACCGAGCATTTACTCAGAGGttccccaccaccaccacagaggCGTTATGGCCACACCATGGTCGCGTTCGACCGCCACCTCTATGTGTTTGGTGGAGCTGCAGATAACACGCTGCCCAATGAGCTGCACTGCTACGATGTGGACTCTCAGACGTGGGAGGTGATCCAGCCCAGTGCCGACAGTGAG ATGCCTAGCGGGAGACTGTTCCACGCTGCAGCAGTGATCCACGATGCCATGTACATTTTCGGAGGAACAGTCGATAACAACGTCCGCAGTGGAGAGATGTACAGATTTCAG TTCTCTTGTTATCCGAAATGCACCCTTCACGAAGACTACGGAAAGCTGTGGGAAAACAGACAGTTCTGCGACGTGGAGTTCATCCTCGGAGAG AGGGAGGAGAGGGTGCTGGGCCATATCGCCATAGTAACGGCACGATGTCAGTGGCTGCGGAAGAAGATTCTTCAGACCAGAGATCGACAGAAACAA aggAGTAAGCAGGAGGCCAGTGAGGAGAGCGAGGAGTCTGGTGCAGTCAGACAGAAGGACAGCTCCACCACTGCAAAGCCATCAGGAGGTCCTCCTCTGTTGGAGGTGTTCATCAGAGAGGCCGAAGCTCAGCCGTTTGAGGTCCTGATGCAGTTTCTGTACACGGACAAGATCCAGTATCCACGCAGAG GCCATGTTCAAGATGTCCTGTTGATCATGGACGTATATAAACTTGCCCTGAGTTTCAAGCTTTCGCGGCTGGAGCAGCTGTGTGTGCAGTACATCGAGGCCTCGGTTGACCTGCAGAACGTCCTCAGCGTGTGTGAGAATGCAAACAAACTGCAGCTCGACCAGCTCAAG gAGCACTGCCTTAACTTCGTGGTGAAGGAGACTCACTTTAATCAGGTGATCATGACCAAGGAGTTTGAGCATCTTTCCACTCCCCTCATCGTGGAGATCGTGAGACGCAAACAACAGCCACCTCCCAGAGTCTACTCTGACCAGCCGGTCGATATCG GTACATCTCTGGTGCAGGACATGAAGGCTTACCTGGAAGGGGCGGGGCTGGAATTCTGTGACATCATCCTGCTGTTGGACGGTCATCCTCGTCCAGCCCACAAAGCCATTCTGGCAGCTCGCTCCAG CTATTTTGAAGCGATGTTCCGCTCCTTCATGCCTGAGGATGGACAGGTGAACATCTCTATAGGAGAAATGGTGCCGAGCAAACAGGCCTTCGAGTCCATGCTGCGCTACATTTATTACGGAGACGTCAACATGCCTCCGGAGGACTCTCT GTACCTGTTTGCGGCTCCGTATTATTACGGCTTCTCGAACAACAGGCTGCAGGCGTACTGCAAGCAGAACCTGGAGATGAACGTTACCGTAGAGAACGTCTTGCAG ATACTGGAGGCAGCGGATAAGACCCAGGCTCTGGACATGAAGAAGCACTGTCTGCATATCATAGTGCACCAGTTTATCAAG GTGTCCAAGCTCCCCAACCTGCGATCGCTCAGCCAGCCGCTGCTGTTGGACATCATAGAGTCTCTGGCATCACACATATCAGATAAACAGTGTGCCGAGATGAGCTCCGATATATAG
- the cldn26 gene encoding putative claudin-24 — MYRARKEAGVTMVLLTTKIVQRASLFVAFGGLITTFITTFLPLWKTMNSELNEMENWYEGLWHSCIFTEEVGLHCKAFESLLALPPVTLASRILMCVSITTGFLGVSAAFFGLDGVEIGPGRDRIKRGLLIAGGVLIWVSGITTLAPVSLIAYVMVVEFWDEGLPDVMPRWEYGEAMFSAWFSGLLLVIGGSFLFVAVCMRDREAEQQREIFSPTHELQPRTQHYLKTEVL; from the coding sequence ATGTACAGAGCGAGGAAGGAAGCAGGAGTGACGATGGTGCTTTTGACCACTAAGATTGTCCAGAGAGCGTCACTCTTTGTAGCGTTCGGCGGcctcatcaccaccttcatcaccacgtTTTTGCCGCTTTGGAAGACGATGAACTCGGAGCTGAACGAGATGGAGAACTGGTACGAAGGTCTGTGGCATAGCTGCATCTTCACTGAGGAAGTGGGTCTCCATTGCAAAGCCTTTGAGTCTCTCCTCGCTCTGCCTCCAGTCACACTCGCCTCCAGGATACTCATGTGTGTATCCATCACGACCGGGTTCCTCGGTGTGTCCGCGGCGTTTTTTGGACTCGACGGCGTCGAGATCGGGCCCGGCCGTGATAGAATAAAAAGAGGACTCCTCATCGCCGGTGGTGTGTTGATCTGGGTGTCAGGAATCACCACCCTGGCTCCAGTTTCGCTGATCGCGTacgtgatggtggtggagttctGGGACGAGGGTCTGCCTGACGTGATGCCGCGCTGGGAGTATGGCGAGGCCATGTTCTCTGCCTGGTTCTCCGGACTTCTCCTGGTCATCGGTGGATCGTTCCTTTTCGTCGCAGTGTGCATGAGGGACCGTGAAGCCGAGCAGCAAAGGGAAATCTTCTCACCTACTCATGAACTTCAACCAAGGACTCAGCACTACCTCAAGACAGAGGTCTTATAG